The following coding sequences are from one Pirellulales bacterium window:
- a CDS encoding ABC transporter ATP-binding protein, translated as MSDGSIVHLRGVSKHYARGSEKVQVLHHVDLDIAKGDFVALIGPSGSGKTTLLNLIAGLDQPTTGKVVVGDVDITHLDEASLARWRTNAIGFVFQFFHLIPVLTAYENVELPLLLMRMSAKRRREQVLTVLEAVGLDHRLTHRPGQLSGGEQQRVGIARALATDPALIVADEPTGDLDTKKSKEILDLLQDLQENLKKSILLVTHDPTCAARTRRVLRIDSGVLVEDRINPPSPRRSARQPVGAAPTGAELEPH; from the coding sequence ATGTCGGACGGTTCCATTGTGCATTTGCGTGGCGTCTCCAAGCACTACGCTCGCGGCAGCGAGAAAGTGCAGGTGTTACATCACGTCGATTTGGACATCGCCAAGGGAGACTTTGTCGCGTTGATTGGGCCGAGCGGTTCCGGCAAGACCACGCTTCTCAATTTGATTGCCGGGCTCGACCAACCGACGACCGGCAAGGTAGTGGTGGGTGACGTGGACATCACCCATCTCGACGAAGCGAGCTTGGCGCGCTGGCGCACCAACGCGATTGGGTTTGTGTTTCAGTTCTTTCATTTGATCCCCGTGCTCACGGCCTATGAGAACGTGGAGTTGCCGCTGCTGTTGATGCGCATGTCGGCCAAGCGGCGCCGCGAACAGGTGCTCACCGTGCTGGAGGCCGTCGGGCTAGATCATCGCCTCACACATCGTCCGGGACAGCTCTCCGGCGGCGAGCAGCAGAGGGTAGGCATTGCGCGGGCGCTGGCCACCGACCCGGCGCTGATCGTGGCCGACGAGCCGACAGGCGATCTAGACACGAAAAAGTCGAAGGAGATTCTCGATCTGCTCCAAGACCTGCAAGAGAACTTGAAAAAATCGATTCTGCTGGTGACGCACGATCCCACCTGCGCGGCGCGCACCCGCCGTGTGCTGCGGATCGACAGCGGCGTGCTAGTGGAGGACCGTATCAATCCCCCCAGCCCGCGCCGTTCAGCCCGGCAACCGGTGGGCGCCGCGCCAACCGGCGCCGAACTCGAGCCGCACTAG
- a CDS encoding ABC transporter permease produces MGKFVVLVLKNLGRSKVRTTLTALAVTVLVTICTIVVTVTSAVEVQLSSESAQSKLIVTERWVAPSEVPVKYLPQLTKIPGVQDWTVWNLYTGFFDDAMSRDKAGLGIATRVENIVRMHPGLEKVDPAAIEALRNEKNGCILGASIATAMNWKVGQQFTFHSTSHLGKNLTFKVVGIAPPGTWALNFFFRNDYFEEAASNKESVSIVWLLLRELRDVNSVTARIQENFRQPELKVETESAGVARIAERAQAILAIIRMVVAILLLDMVIILSNAISISTRERRVEMAVLKVLGFAPVHIMALVIGEATFVGGMSGLFGASIAYAVSQLSLAGVLPTDNAFAGFMILFPVTEYMLLQGFLLGAGVGFIGSAIPAWNARKVKVSEVFSRIA; encoded by the coding sequence GTGGGAAAATTTGTCGTCTTAGTCCTGAAGAACCTGGGGCGAAGCAAAGTTCGCACCACACTCACCGCGCTGGCCGTGACGGTGCTGGTGACGATTTGCACGATCGTCGTCACGGTGACTTCGGCGGTCGAGGTGCAACTAAGCAGCGAGTCGGCCCAGTCGAAATTGATTGTCACCGAGCGCTGGGTGGCGCCGAGCGAGGTGCCGGTCAAGTATCTGCCGCAGCTCACCAAAATTCCGGGCGTGCAAGATTGGACGGTGTGGAACCTGTACACCGGCTTTTTCGACGACGCCATGAGCCGCGACAAAGCGGGACTCGGCATCGCCACCCGCGTCGAGAACATTGTGCGCATGCACCCGGGGCTGGAGAAGGTTGACCCAGCGGCGATCGAGGCCCTGCGGAATGAAAAGAACGGCTGCATCCTGGGCGCATCGATCGCCACCGCGATGAACTGGAAGGTCGGCCAACAGTTCACCTTTCACAGCACCTCCCACCTGGGCAAGAACCTCACTTTCAAGGTGGTGGGCATTGCGCCGCCGGGCACGTGGGCGCTCAACTTCTTCTTTCGCAACGACTATTTCGAAGAAGCCGCCAGCAACAAAGAAAGTGTGAGCATCGTGTGGTTGCTGCTACGCGAGTTGCGCGACGTGAACTCGGTGACCGCGCGGATTCAAGAGAACTTTCGTCAGCCCGAGCTGAAAGTCGAGACGGAGTCGGCTGGCGTCGCGCGTATCGCCGAACGGGCCCAAGCGATCCTGGCGATCATTCGCATGGTGGTGGCGATCTTGCTATTGGACATGGTGATCATCCTGTCGAACGCGATCAGCATTTCCACGCGCGAGCGGCGCGTCGAAATGGCGGTGCTCAAGGTGCTGGGCTTTGCGCCGGTGCACATCATGGCGCTGGTCATTGGAGAAGCGACGTTTGTCGGCGGGATGAGCGGGCTGTTTGGCGCTTCGATCGCCTACGCGGTGTCGCAGCTTTCGTTGGCCGGAGTTCTACCCACCGATAACGCGTTTGCCGGCTTTATGATTTTGTTTCCGGTGACGGAATACATGCTGCTGCAAGGCTTTTTGCTGGGGGCGGGCGTGGGCTTTATTGGCAGCGCGATTCCGGCGTGGAATGCCCGCAAAGTCAAAGTCTCGGAAGTCTTTTCCCGGATTGCTTGA
- a CDS encoding ABC transporter permease: MVPVSYNYRSLIVRWKTTLMTASGFTLVVGALIVMLAFINGIQEVCATSGEPENVVVLSKGAGDEILSQMDRGVISQLESTRGFAGPEGGRPLVSRELFVIANRFLTKNDYAVLAVRGVVPAAFDVHSKVRFESGRRFRPGASEVVIGKGVAQSNQLKIGDSFTIGRKQWRVVGVFSAAGSALESEIWCDLSELASQFKREGLYTSVCMRAANPDEAVRLANSLTKSRRMNVEAQTETNYYAKQAEQTKFLESAAWVIAWFMGVGAIFGVMNTMYAAINQRIKDIAVMRIMGFQPREILLSFLTESILIAIVGGLLGAGVGYLVNGITQNTDIGARQVQFAFRVDLPTLLLAGTFSIVMGVAGGLFPALSAMRIKPIEALR, encoded by the coding sequence ATGGTCCCAGTCTCCTACAACTACCGCAGCCTGATCGTGCGTTGGAAGACCACGCTGATGACGGCATCGGGCTTTACGTTGGTAGTGGGGGCGCTGATTGTGATGCTGGCTTTCATCAACGGCATCCAAGAGGTATGCGCCACCAGCGGCGAGCCAGAGAACGTGGTGGTGCTCAGCAAGGGGGCTGGCGATGAGATCTTAAGTCAAATGGATCGGGGTGTTATCTCGCAGCTCGAAAGCACGCGCGGCTTCGCTGGCCCAGAGGGGGGCAGGCCGCTCGTCAGTCGCGAACTGTTCGTGATCGCCAATCGCTTTTTGACCAAGAACGACTACGCCGTGCTGGCGGTGCGCGGGGTGGTGCCCGCCGCGTTCGATGTGCATAGCAAGGTGCGCTTTGAGTCGGGACGGCGGTTTCGACCGGGCGCCAGCGAGGTGGTCATTGGCAAAGGGGTGGCGCAAAGCAACCAGTTGAAGATTGGCGATTCGTTCACGATTGGCCGCAAACAGTGGCGGGTGGTGGGGGTGTTTTCGGCGGCCGGCTCGGCGCTAGAATCTGAAATCTGGTGCGATTTGAGCGAACTGGCCAGCCAGTTCAAGCGCGAGGGGCTGTACACCAGCGTTTGCATGCGCGCGGCGAATCCCGATGAGGCCGTGCGTCTGGCGAATTCGCTCACCAAGAGCCGCCGCATGAATGTTGAAGCCCAAACCGAAACCAACTACTACGCCAAGCAGGCCGAGCAAACCAAGTTTCTCGAATCCGCCGCCTGGGTCATTGCTTGGTTCATGGGCGTCGGCGCCATCTTCGGCGTGATGAACACCATGTACGCCGCGATCAATCAACGCATCAAAGACATCGCGGTGATGCGAATCATGGGGTTTCAACCGCGGGAGATTTTGCTGTCGTTCCTCACAGAATCGATTCTGATCGCCATTGTGGGGGGGCTGTTGGGGGCGGGCGTGGGGTACCTGGTCAACGGCATCACCCAGAACACCGACATCGGCGCGCGGCAAGTGCAATTCGCCTTTCGCGTCGACCTGCCCACCTTGTTGCTCGCGGGGACCTTCTCGATTGTGATGGGGGTGGCGGGGGGACTGTTTCCGGCCTTGAGCGCCATGCGCATCAAACCGATCGAAGCGCTGCGGTAG
- a CDS encoding glycosyltransferase: MHAILVSVGSMGDTLPFIIIGRALRERGHRVTLVGNAHFIDMFRKEGFEYAESLSEEQYQVFLEGQVNWSGARALKEMGELVKDQIPKVYRLIEERYVPGETVVASQGYAFGARIAQEKLGVPTATVHLQPMWLRSIYDPVGLPEWTPRFVPAGLDRLIDWVVDKGMAPPTNEFRAELGMPPANFIMKHWWNSPQLVLAMYPEWFNPPQADYPPQTRLPGFPILKVKHDEFASPELESFLEAGDPPILFMQSSVTNEAHRYFQTSVEIAKSLRRRAILITPHPEQIPDNLPPEIAYFRFVPLDKVLHRCCFHVHHGGIGTIAHTLAAGIPQLTVPMVYDQPDNSQRLLRLKASGFLKIGKYTVRRASRVIRELLESPDVAERCRLYAKKMAETDALDTTCRLLEALNEEPAGSQAPLAPLSV, translated from the coding sequence ATGCATGCCATCCTCGTCTCCGTGGGGAGCATGGGCGACACGCTCCCCTTCATCATCATTGGCCGAGCCTTGCGCGAGCGCGGACACCGCGTCACGCTGGTGGGCAACGCTCATTTCATCGACATGTTTCGCAAGGAAGGGTTTGAGTACGCCGAATCGCTCTCCGAAGAGCAATACCAGGTGTTTCTCGAAGGTCAGGTCAACTGGTCTGGCGCGCGGGCCCTCAAGGAGATGGGGGAGTTGGTCAAAGACCAAATCCCCAAAGTCTATCGCTTGATTGAAGAGCGCTATGTGCCCGGCGAAACCGTCGTGGCGTCGCAGGGCTATGCCTTTGGCGCGCGCATCGCCCAGGAAAAGCTGGGAGTGCCGACGGCCACGGTGCATCTGCAGCCGATGTGGCTGCGCAGCATCTACGACCCGGTGGGCCTGCCCGAGTGGACTCCGCGCTTTGTTCCGGCGGGGCTTGATCGGCTGATCGATTGGGTCGTCGACAAGGGAATGGCGCCGCCGACCAACGAGTTCCGCGCCGAATTAGGGATGCCGCCGGCCAACTTCATCATGAAACACTGGTGGAACTCGCCGCAATTGGTGCTGGCGATGTACCCCGAGTGGTTCAACCCCCCGCAGGCTGACTATCCACCGCAGACGCGGTTGCCGGGCTTTCCGATTCTCAAGGTGAAGCACGACGAATTCGCTTCGCCTGAGTTGGAGAGTTTTTTGGAAGCCGGCGATCCGCCGATCCTGTTCATGCAAAGCTCAGTGACCAACGAAGCGCACCGATATTTCCAAACCTCGGTCGAGATCGCCAAGAGCCTGCGGCGTCGCGCCATTTTGATCACGCCGCACCCCGAGCAGATTCCAGACAACCTGCCTCCCGAAATCGCCTACTTCCGCTTTGTCCCGTTAGACAAGGTGCTGCATCGCTGCTGCTTCCATGTGCATCATGGCGGCATCGGCACGATTGCGCACACACTGGCGGCGGGCATCCCACAACTCACCGTGCCAATGGTCTACGATCAGCCTGATAACTCGCAGCGGCTATTGCGCCTGAAGGCGTCGGGCTTTTTGAAGATCGGCAAATACACGGTTCGCCGCGCCAGTCGCGTGATTCGCGAACTGTTGGAATCGCCCGACGTGGCGGAGCGCTGCCGCCTGTACGCCAAGAAGATGGCCGAGACCGACGCGTTGGACACGACCTGCCGATTGCTGGAGGCGCTGAACGAAGAACCCGCCGGCAGCCAGGCGCCGTTGGCGCCGCTATCGGTGTGA
- a CDS encoding class I SAM-dependent methyltransferase: MSSTKVDVAELGEIQETLLITLWARAAESQEPQPILRDPRATEIVRQIDYDFDRFRRETKLTQPTACVRATVFDRWVRQFMEEHPDGAIIEIGAGLDTRFERLDNGRIRWFDLDMPDSMSVRRRFFQETDRRRFITSSVLDPSWLEQVKACGAEHYFIISEGVLLYFSEAQVKQVLGLLADAFPGACFAFDSCARWAQENSRKLEAVKITNAEFRWGIDDIHEIEAWDPRYRVLEADTTMNYHRQRYPWPIRFFTYWFPKTRMLFSINLVRLGG; the protein is encoded by the coding sequence ATGTCCAGCACCAAAGTCGATGTCGCTGAACTGGGAGAGATCCAGGAGACCCTGCTGATCACGCTCTGGGCGCGCGCCGCCGAATCGCAAGAGCCCCAGCCGATACTGCGCGATCCGCGGGCCACGGAGATCGTCCGCCAGATCGACTACGATTTCGACCGCTTTCGCCGCGAAACAAAGCTTACCCAGCCCACTGCCTGCGTGCGGGCCACGGTGTTCGACCGCTGGGTACGGCAGTTCATGGAGGAGCATCCCGACGGCGCGATCATCGAGATCGGCGCCGGTCTGGATACCCGCTTCGAGCGTCTCGACAACGGCCGGATCCGCTGGTTCGATCTCGACATGCCCGATTCGATGAGCGTGCGCCGGAGGTTCTTTCAAGAGACCGATCGCCGCCGATTCATCACCAGTTCAGTGCTCGATCCGAGTTGGCTCGAGCAAGTGAAAGCCTGCGGCGCCGAGCATTACTTCATCATCTCCGAGGGGGTGCTGTTGTACTTCAGCGAAGCGCAGGTGAAGCAAGTGCTGGGGCTATTGGCCGACGCGTTCCCGGGCGCCTGTTTCGCCTTTGACAGTTGCGCGCGCTGGGCGCAAGAAAACTCGCGCAAGCTGGAAGCGGTGAAGATCACCAACGCCGAGTTCCGCTGGGGCATCGACGACATTCATGAGATCGAGGCCTGGGATCCCCGCTATCGGGTGCTGGAGGCCGACACCACCATGAACTACCACCGCCAGCGTTACCCGTGGCCAATCCGCTTCTTCACGTATTGGTTTCCCAAGACGCGGATGCTGTTTTCGATCAACCTGGTGCGGCTGGGCGGCTGA
- the crcB gene encoding fluoride efflux transporter CrcB has product MHWIAVAIGGAVGSVMRYLLAGWIQQSSAWVFPLGTFAVNVIGCFVIGVLAAFFECAPAVRPEWRVGLMAGVLGGFTTFSTFGLETFRLASSAEWKLALVNVLASTVFGVFAVWCGYRATLQFAAG; this is encoded by the coding sequence ATGCACTGGATTGCTGTTGCGATCGGCGGCGCTGTCGGATCGGTGATGCGCTATCTCCTGGCCGGTTGGATTCAACAATCCAGCGCATGGGTGTTTCCGCTGGGCACGTTCGCGGTCAATGTGATTGGCTGTTTTGTCATTGGTGTGCTAGCGGCGTTTTTCGAATGCGCGCCGGCAGTGCGGCCCGAATGGCGAGTCGGCCTCATGGCGGGCGTGCTGGGCGGATTTACGACGTTCTCGACGTTTGGTTTGGAAACCTTTCGTCTCGCCAGTTCGGCAGAGTGGAAACTGGCGCTGGTCAATGTGTTGGCCAGCACCGTTTTTGGAGTCTTCGCCGTCTGGTGCGGCTATCGAGCCACTTTGCAATTTGCCGCGGGATAG
- a CDS encoding glycosyltransferase family 2 protein, giving the protein MKLSIVIPAQNEERNIARCLEELRAALEAPVAIPYEVVVVDDNSSDGTAAVVAGLADADTRIRLVRRLPPAGFGRAVRDGIDAVTGDVLAIYMADLSDDPQDLVACYHKIAEGYDCVFGSRFITGSQVTMYPVVKLVVNRFANQVIRWMFWSRFNDFTNAFKVYRMQVAHDCGPYRASHFNITLEMSIGALIRGYRIVEIPIRWHGRTWGSSKLRLSEMGRRYLSTLLMLFFQRVLISDDLLAERAANNARFQRQATPAQTTAETG; this is encoded by the coding sequence ATGAAACTCTCCATCGTCATCCCCGCGCAGAATGAAGAGCGCAACATCGCGCGCTGCCTGGAAGAACTACGCGCGGCGCTGGAGGCGCCAGTCGCCATTCCGTACGAGGTGGTCGTCGTTGACGACAATAGTTCCGACGGCACCGCGGCGGTGGTGGCGGGCTTGGCCGACGCCGACACGCGCATTCGACTCGTCCGGCGCCTCCCGCCCGCCGGGTTCGGCCGGGCGGTGCGCGACGGAATTGACGCGGTCACCGGCGACGTGCTCGCCATCTACATGGCCGATCTTTCGGACGACCCGCAAGACCTGGTGGCCTGCTACCACAAGATCGCCGAGGGGTACGACTGCGTGTTTGGTTCGCGCTTCATCACCGGCAGCCAGGTCACCATGTATCCGGTGGTCAAACTGGTAGTGAATCGGTTCGCCAACCAGGTGATTCGCTGGATGTTCTGGAGCCGCTTCAACGACTTCACCAACGCGTTCAAGGTGTATCGGATGCAGGTGGCGCACGACTGCGGTCCCTACCGAGCCAGCCACTTCAACATTACGCTGGAAATGTCGATCGGCGCCTTGATTCGGGGCTATCGCATCGTGGAGATACCGATTCGCTGGCACGGACGCACCTGGGGGAGTTCCAAACTGCGCCTCAGCGAAATGGGGCGTCGCTATCTCTCGACGCTCTTGATGTTGTTCTTTCAACGTGTTCTGATCTCCGACGATCTGCTGGCCGAACGCGCGGCGAACAACGCGCGCTTCCAGCGGCAGGCAACGCCGGCGCAAACGACTGCCGAAACGGGCTAA
- a CDS encoding NAD-dependent epimerase/dehydratase family protein, with protein sequence MNRIVITGGAGFVGSHLAIALQQARSDCRVTALDNLHRRGSELNLARLAQYGVEFVRGDVRNLDDLLALTPAEMIIDCAAEPSVQAGKDGHAAELLKLNLLGAANSLEAARHWNAAYLLISSSRVYPIAGLNSLPYKEGDTRFAWQLESCTTPGIGDAGVSEQFPLRGARSFYGFTKLAGEALVAEYEYAHGVPALINRCGVIAGPWQMARADQGFVSLWCARHLFNKPLVYRGFGGHGKQVRDVLHIDDFCDLVIAQVERLPGWNGAVYNVGGGPAKSVSLLELTKLCQDNTGRAPPIDAQPATDPFDVRIYSTDISKVAGEFSWRPRRDPAQIVDDTCRWITEHRSTLEPILS encoded by the coding sequence ATGAACCGGATTGTGATCACGGGGGGCGCCGGATTCGTTGGGTCGCATTTGGCCATCGCCTTGCAGCAAGCCCGCTCCGACTGCCGAGTGACGGCGCTCGACAACTTGCATCGCCGCGGCAGCGAATTGAACTTGGCGCGACTGGCGCAATACGGTGTGGAATTTGTTCGCGGCGATGTTCGCAACCTGGACGATCTGCTCGCGCTCACTCCGGCCGAAATGATTATCGATTGCGCCGCAGAGCCCTCCGTGCAGGCGGGCAAAGACGGACACGCCGCGGAACTATTGAAGCTGAATTTGCTGGGCGCGGCCAACTCGCTCGAGGCCGCGCGCCACTGGAACGCCGCCTACCTGCTGATCAGCTCCAGCCGAGTGTATCCCATCGCTGGGTTAAACTCACTTCCCTACAAAGAAGGCGACACGCGCTTTGCTTGGCAGTTGGAATCCTGCACAACTCCCGGCATCGGCGATGCCGGGGTTAGCGAGCAGTTTCCCTTGCGCGGAGCGCGCTCGTTTTACGGTTTCACCAAGTTGGCGGGGGAGGCGCTGGTTGCCGAGTACGAATATGCGCACGGCGTCCCAGCGCTCATCAACCGCTGCGGCGTGATCGCCGGTCCCTGGCAAATGGCCCGCGCCGATCAGGGTTTTGTGTCGCTATGGTGCGCGCGCCATCTGTTCAACAAGCCGCTTGTGTATCGAGGCTTCGGCGGCCACGGCAAGCAAGTCCGCGACGTGCTGCACATTGATGATTTCTGCGACTTGGTCATCGCGCAAGTCGAGCGGCTGCCAGGCTGGAACGGCGCCGTTTACAATGTCGGCGGCGGACCAGCGAAGTCCGTCTCGCTGCTAGAATTGACCAAGCTTTGCCAAGACAACACCGGTCGCGCGCCGCCGATCGACGCCCAACCGGCAACCGACCCCTTCGACGTTCGCATCTACAGCACCGACATCAGCAAAGTCGCCGGCGAATTCTCCTGGCGCCCGCGCCGCGATCCGGCGCAAATTGTGGACGATACCTGCCGTTGGATCACCGAACATCGCAGCACCCTCGAACCGATATTGAGCTAA
- a CDS encoding NAD-dependent epimerase/dehydratase family protein, with translation MGVALITGSAGLVGAQAARWFHAQGLHVVGVDNDLRAEFFGPEASTAWAEAELRSELPNYRHYSSDIRDAAAIERLFREYSSDLALVVHTAAQVSHDWAARDPKTDFGVNANGTLNLLEATRQHAPQAAFIFMSTNKVYGDTPNRLPLVEQATRWELDPAHPFSKHGIDESMSLDRSMHSLFGVSKLAADALVQEYGRYFGMNTVCLRAGCITGPGHSAVALHGFLAYLAQCALTGAEYNIFGYGGKQVRDNLHAFDLVQMMWRYYQNPRPAEVYNVGGGRFSHCSLIEAIRLCESLTGRTMRTSYRDEVRPGDHQFYVSDVRRFQAHYPEWTHTYSLERTLAEILTGLEKRLPNSRNARTLSNSTS, from the coding sequence ATGGGTGTCGCCTTAATTACAGGTTCCGCCGGCTTGGTCGGCGCACAGGCCGCGCGCTGGTTTCACGCGCAGGGCCTGCATGTGGTGGGCGTGGATAATGACCTGCGCGCCGAATTTTTTGGACCAGAGGCCTCAACCGCCTGGGCGGAGGCCGAACTGCGCTCCGAACTCCCGAATTACCGACACTACTCCAGCGACATCCGCGACGCAGCGGCGATCGAACGTCTCTTTCGCGAATATTCCTCGGACTTGGCGCTGGTGGTGCATACCGCCGCACAGGTTTCGCACGATTGGGCGGCGCGCGATCCCAAGACCGATTTCGGCGTCAACGCCAACGGCACGCTGAATCTGTTGGAGGCGACACGGCAACACGCGCCCCAGGCGGCGTTCATTTTCATGTCGACCAACAAGGTGTATGGCGATACGCCCAATCGGCTGCCACTGGTCGAACAGGCGACACGCTGGGAATTGGACCCGGCGCATCCCTTTTCCAAGCACGGCATCGACGAGTCGATGTCGCTCGATCGCTCCATGCACTCGCTGTTCGGCGTCTCCAAACTGGCGGCCGACGCCTTGGTGCAGGAGTATGGCCGTTACTTTGGCATGAACACCGTTTGCCTCCGCGCGGGGTGCATTACCGGCCCCGGGCACTCCGCCGTCGCGCTGCACGGGTTTTTGGCGTACCTGGCCCAGTGCGCGCTCACCGGGGCCGAGTACAACATCTTTGGCTACGGCGGCAAACAGGTGCGCGACAATCTGCACGCGTTTGATTTGGTGCAGATGATGTGGCGCTACTACCAGAACCCACGCCCCGCCGAGGTCTATAATGTGGGGGGCGGGCGGTTCAGCCATTGCTCGCTGATCGAGGCCATTCGGCTATGCGAGTCGCTCACCGGCCGGACGATGCGGACCAGCTATCGCGACGAGGTTCGCCCGGGCGATCATCAGTTCTACGTGAGCGACGTGCGTCGATTTCAAGCTCACTATCCCGAATGGACGCACACCTATTCGCTCGAACGCACGCTGGCAGAAATCTTGACGGGGCTGGAAAAGCGATTGCCAAACTCCAGAAACGCGCGGACCTTGTCGAATTCCACCAGTTAA
- a CDS encoding YfhO family protein, which translates to MTPSLAKHGWALAAIIAAWLYYAGPLLSPATNLYASDTFCQDVPLRLYAARQLRAGHFPHWTTDINCGFPLFADGQTGILYPLFPLYVAWPTPEAHDWFMAAHFLLLGGFTYLFLQSIGVTLAAAAIGAITFMCASYHQSNHVVPGCLAAVTWLPLALYLLQRAANGDRRASWWCAIVNAVALLAGHVHVGLISYTLQAAWLAYACWGKSPLRFLQTSLIAFVAPLGLCAVQMWPTQQFLAESDRSSGSLSSALDWEQFSAFGMQWRQLVTFVLPNFAGTPWNWTGLAAESPTAWEETLVLFHGFAAVLLVPLALWRAVPRRSVAFWASLVVLGLLLSGATPLRWLLMHVPPHNLFRWPARYMLFASMGISVLAAYGADVVARWLIAWPALSPSVRRMTLAALVVICGASIAYRHFGPYLVGSDFYAIHSPELVDAARRDEHFRLLPLARPLFRSWRLDEEQLRQNAAFLPVSYNLLFDVPVANLFDQGNAVSPRAMADLILSQKTGALRACAVTHLSSPIPIEELRGDIEAQLQPVPLPNEQEIELIASRPAFVYRLRDARPRAWMVYRTRQIADPEQRVRAISGDDFDVAKEAIVETALPATSPPSEASSVQVQEQENGRLEIETDSPAAGLLVVADAFSPQFHTTLDGEQIPLLRVNHGLRGVWTPAGRHHIVMRFVPRAIWQGAIISLATAILVGWRLWRAGRPVACRPVAVGQSR; encoded by the coding sequence ATGACGCCATCGCTCGCAAAACATGGTTGGGCGCTGGCGGCGATCATCGCCGCCTGGCTCTATTACGCTGGCCCGTTGTTGTCCCCCGCAACTAATCTTTATGCCAGCGACACCTTCTGTCAGGATGTGCCGCTAAGGCTCTATGCCGCGCGGCAGTTACGCGCGGGACACTTTCCCCACTGGACCACCGACATCAACTGCGGCTTTCCGCTATTTGCCGATGGGCAAACGGGCATTCTGTATCCCTTGTTCCCGCTCTATGTCGCTTGGCCCACACCGGAAGCGCATGATTGGTTCATGGCCGCGCACTTCTTGTTGCTGGGGGGATTTACCTATCTCTTCTTGCAGTCGATCGGAGTCACGCTGGCCGCGGCCGCGATTGGCGCGATCACCTTCATGTGCGCCAGTTACCACCAGTCGAATCATGTCGTGCCGGGTTGCCTGGCGGCGGTGACCTGGTTGCCGCTGGCGCTCTATTTGCTCCAGCGCGCCGCCAACGGAGATCGTCGCGCCAGTTGGTGGTGCGCCATTGTCAACGCCGTTGCGCTCTTGGCTGGGCATGTGCATGTGGGGCTAATCTCATACACGCTGCAGGCCGCGTGGCTCGCCTATGCATGTTGGGGGAAATCTCCGCTGCGTTTCTTGCAGACGAGCCTGATCGCGTTCGTCGCTCCTTTAGGACTGTGCGCGGTGCAGATGTGGCCGACGCAGCAATTTCTCGCCGAGTCTGATCGATCTTCGGGATCGTTGTCGTCGGCGCTGGATTGGGAGCAGTTTTCCGCCTTCGGAATGCAGTGGCGGCAGCTTGTCACGTTTGTGCTTCCTAACTTCGCCGGCACTCCTTGGAATTGGACCGGGCTCGCCGCCGAGTCTCCCACTGCCTGGGAAGAGACGCTGGTGTTGTTTCATGGTTTTGCCGCGGTGCTGCTTGTGCCGTTGGCGCTTTGGCGCGCGGTCCCGCGGCGTAGCGTGGCGTTTTGGGCCTCGCTGGTGGTGCTGGGGTTGCTTCTCTCGGGCGCGACTCCGCTGCGTTGGCTGTTGATGCATGTGCCGCCGCACAATCTGTTTCGCTGGCCGGCGCGTTATATGCTTTTCGCCAGCATGGGGATCTCGGTCCTGGCTGCCTATGGCGCCGATGTGGTCGCACGGTGGTTGATTGCTTGGCCCGCGCTATCGCCGTCCGTGCGCCGTATGACGCTGGCGGCATTGGTCGTTATCTGCGGCGCATCGATCGCGTATCGACATTTTGGCCCATACCTGGTGGGCAGCGACTTTTACGCCATACATTCGCCAGAACTGGTCGACGCGGCTCGGCGCGATGAGCATTTTCGCTTGTTGCCGCTGGCGCGTCCCTTGTTCCGATCGTGGCGGCTCGACGAAGAGCAACTGCGGCAAAACGCGGCCTTCTTGCCCGTCAGCTACAACTTGCTGTTTGACGTGCCCGTGGCCAATCTGTTCGATCAGGGAAACGCGGTCAGCCCACGCGCCATGGCCGACCTGATCTTGAGCCAAAAGACCGGCGCGCTGCGGGCCTGCGCTGTGACGCACCTATCGTCGCCGATTCCGATCGAAGAACTACGCGGCGATATTGAGGCGCAGCTTCAGCCCGTGCCGCTGCCGAATGAGCAAGAGATTGAGCTGATCGCCAGCCGGCCGGCGTTTGTATATCGGCTTCGCGATGCGCGGCCGCGCGCCTGGATGGTGTATCGCACCAGGCAGATTGCGGACCCAGAACAGCGGGTGCGCGCGATCAGCGGGGACGATTTCGATGTCGCCAAAGAAGCGATCGTCGAAACGGCGTTGCCAGCGACGTCGCCTCCGTCGGAAGCCAGCAGCGTTCAGGTTCAAGAACAGGAAAACGGCAGGCTGGAAATAGAAACCGACTCACCGGCGGCTGGTCTATTGGTCGTGGCCGACGCCTTTTCGCCTCAGTTTCACACGACGCTCGACGGCGAGCAGATTCCGCTGTTGCGAGTCAATCACGGCCTGCGTGGTGTCTGGACTCCCGCAGGACGGCATCACATTGTCATGCGGTTTGTGCCGCGCGCCATCTGGCAGGGGGCAATCATCTCACTGGCGACGGCGATTCTTGTGGGCTGGAGATTGTGGCGTGCGGGCAGGCCGGTCGCATGTCGCCCAGTAGCAGTTGGACAATCACGATGA